In the genome of Fulvivirga maritima, one region contains:
- a CDS encoding TraB/GumN family protein has product MSRCWFSLLFAILIALPSTLLAQSNDNYSLLWRIEGNELTEPSYLFGTMHVKDARAFNFSDSVMLAIQRSQSFALELHPDSMMNGIFNKYFEDDKNFQKLFDNDEYEAIDKKLQEEKGYGLDQLNVKNPIILKSLLTPKEDKQDDKSTFVDAYLYGIAKTLNKNIHGLEQVEDQTKIFYDAPPEEQKKEIVDILNYDTESYAKNLESMINIYSTGDLRSIEKMVESHIDSIFISRNIVMTNSMVKLMSKTPTFAAVGCAHLPGQAGLIQMLRDKGYKVSPVRASFTGVADNFKIDPTRIQWQTYSDDYLGYSMQMPGSPIPADIFPGLNMMMYPDLISGNVFFLMTIDMSGTSKTIEAGDITDSFIEGFKTKNSFDVKSKKRLNINGVTAYELEGSAKSGNMLMRIIVQNNIVFCQFISTDGLHNIPKELSERFFKSFRFFPPKERANADWITFSNETAGFETKMPFEPRESEKVYEDNNGVVKMYLASDTRNMSNYLIAYNDYPLGYFLEDPHELFKNFEEEYKQMGTLLSKPDSISLQNYKGMQYRVSYDNKYYIIARIYIRGNRVYKVIQQNLNAGENNLTENDFLSSFSFTPLKEDSLIHFSPEGESFSFQFFPEWKADKDSTIDYNTYSKTTDTYFLKSPNTGGAYYMEYNELSEYFKINHVDTFYTRLADNLLSWNDSLVQQKSITIDGLPGTEIVVLDKNTGIKKRERIWLDENHLFFAVSFTSDDQMFSPTNNQFFESYSNPNRNHDFDMYSSKTHAILESLASTDSVTYKKALGALNYYEFTTEDLPAIYQAIEKTYAPDSISDEIKSSLIQEIGILADSSSIEFLLTYYKNESATDVIKTNILSQLQNFDNYSTEEYLTLLTENPPHTLDNDSWKILNPLTDSLALTKHYFAEILPLLDYEDYRYELLSTALTMVNDSVYKDFITSQTPALLKYAFDDLNDYISRMEADTSENFYAYDGTVNQYLLLLNKVSAPQLTDDITTKLLKHQKEGWMRTNSITARIYNHLPYDKKEVDNLMESMNTRYAVMQSFKKSGQESKIPKKYKKADTFARTCLYEYLSYEGEIPDEIKILGTINIDNSTVYVFSCKYEDYENSYLALSGFYTEENPLDFKGNQSYSTWETVEDDWQKQAKEYIQDLRDYGY; this is encoded by the coding sequence ATGAGTCGTTGTTGGTTTTCCCTACTTTTTGCAATTCTTATTGCCCTACCTTCTACCCTACTAGCCCAGTCTAATGACAATTATAGCTTACTGTGGCGAATAGAAGGAAATGAACTCACAGAGCCTTCCTATTTATTTGGCACCATGCATGTTAAAGATGCCCGAGCTTTTAACTTTAGCGATTCCGTAATGCTCGCTATTCAACGCAGCCAGTCGTTTGCCCTTGAGCTGCACCCAGACAGCATGATGAATGGCATTTTCAATAAATATTTTGAAGATGACAAGAACTTCCAAAAGTTGTTTGATAACGATGAATATGAAGCCATCGACAAGAAATTGCAGGAAGAAAAAGGCTACGGGTTAGATCAATTGAATGTTAAAAACCCGATTATCCTCAAATCACTACTTACCCCTAAAGAGGATAAGCAAGATGATAAAAGCACCTTTGTAGATGCTTATTTATATGGCATAGCCAAAACACTCAATAAAAACATTCATGGTCTGGAACAAGTAGAAGACCAAACCAAAATCTTTTATGACGCTCCCCCAGAAGAGCAGAAAAAAGAGATAGTAGATATTCTTAACTATGACACAGAGAGCTATGCTAAAAATCTGGAGTCTATGATCAACATATACAGTACGGGAGACTTAAGATCTATAGAAAAAATGGTGGAATCACATATTGATTCTATCTTCATCAGCAGAAATATAGTAATGACCAACAGCATGGTTAAGCTCATGTCTAAGACTCCGACTTTTGCGGCTGTAGGCTGCGCTCACTTGCCCGGGCAAGCCGGCCTCATCCAAATGCTTCGGGATAAAGGATATAAAGTATCCCCAGTACGTGCCTCATTTACAGGAGTAGCTGATAATTTCAAAATAGATCCCACACGAATACAATGGCAAACTTACAGCGATGATTACCTGGGCTACTCCATGCAGATGCCCGGAAGCCCTATTCCCGCAGACATATTCCCAGGACTCAACATGATGATGTATCCTGACCTGATTTCAGGCAATGTATTCTTCCTAATGACTATCGATATGAGCGGAACCAGCAAAACAATAGAAGCAGGTGACATTACTGATTCGTTTATTGAAGGATTCAAAACCAAAAACAGCTTCGATGTTAAGAGTAAAAAACGCCTCAATATTAACGGTGTAACCGCTTATGAACTTGAAGGATCTGCTAAGAGTGGCAATATGCTCATGCGTATCATCGTACAAAACAACATTGTTTTCTGTCAGTTCATTTCCACAGATGGTCTTCACAACATCCCTAAAGAATTATCAGAAAGATTCTTTAAATCGTTTAGATTTTTTCCTCCAAAAGAAAGAGCTAACGCCGATTGGATCACCTTTAGCAATGAAACTGCGGGCTTTGAAACCAAGATGCCTTTCGAACCCAGAGAATCAGAAAAAGTATATGAAGACAACAATGGAGTAGTGAAAATGTATTTAGCTTCAGACACCCGCAATATGTCTAACTACCTCATCGCTTATAACGATTATCCATTAGGTTATTTCCTGGAAGACCCGCATGAATTGTTCAAAAACTTTGAAGAGGAATATAAACAAATGGGCACCTTGCTGAGTAAACCAGACAGCATCTCTCTACAAAACTATAAAGGTATGCAGTACAGAGTTTCTTATGATAACAAGTACTACATAATAGCCCGGATATACATACGTGGTAATCGCGTTTATAAAGTTATACAACAAAACTTAAATGCGGGGGAAAACAACTTAACTGAGAATGATTTTTTATCAAGCTTCAGCTTCACTCCTTTAAAAGAAGATTCACTTATCCATTTTAGTCCGGAGGGCGAATCATTCTCATTCCAATTCTTTCCTGAATGGAAAGCTGATAAAGATTCTACCATAGACTATAACACTTACTCCAAAACTACAGACACCTACTTCCTTAAATCACCCAACACAGGTGGCGCATATTATATGGAATACAATGAGCTTTCTGAGTATTTCAAAATCAACCATGTGGATACTTTTTACACTCGATTAGCTGATAACCTGCTTAGCTGGAATGATTCACTGGTACAACAGAAAAGCATCACTATTGATGGCCTCCCAGGCACAGAAATTGTGGTTTTAGATAAAAACACAGGCATTAAAAAAAGAGAAAGGATATGGTTAGATGAAAATCATCTCTTTTTTGCGGTCTCCTTCACCTCTGATGATCAGATGTTCAGCCCTACTAACAATCAGTTTTTTGAATCCTACTCAAACCCTAACCGAAATCATGACTTTGATATGTATAGCTCTAAAACCCATGCTATACTTGAAAGCCTTGCTTCCACAGATAGTGTCACCTATAAAAAAGCGTTGGGAGCTTTAAATTATTATGAATTTACTACTGAAGATTTACCTGCCATTTATCAGGCAATAGAAAAAACATATGCACCAGACTCTATTTCAGATGAAATTAAATCAAGTCTTATTCAGGAAATAGGCATACTGGCAGATTCTTCTTCCATAGAATTTTTACTCACTTATTATAAAAACGAAAGTGCTACTGATGTCATAAAAACCAATATTTTATCTCAATTACAAAATTTTGATAATTACAGCACAGAAGAATATCTAACCTTATTAACCGAAAATCCACCCCATACACTTGATAACGATTCATGGAAGATACTAAACCCTCTTACTGACTCGCTGGCACTTACAAAGCATTATTTTGCTGAAATTTTGCCCCTTCTTGATTACGAAGATTATCGTTACGAGCTATTATCTACAGCCCTTACTATGGTGAATGATAGCGTGTACAAAGATTTTATCACCAGCCAAACACCAGCACTTCTTAAATATGCCTTTGATGATTTAAATGACTATATAAGCCGCATGGAAGCGGATACTTCTGAGAACTTTTATGCCTATGATGGTACCGTAAATCAGTATTTGCTTTTACTAAATAAGGTAAGTGCACCACAGCTCACTGATGATATTACTACAAAGCTTCTAAAACACCAGAAAGAGGGCTGGATGCGCACCAATTCCATCACCGCCAGAATTTATAATCATCTGCCTTATGACAAAAAGGAAGTAGATAACCTCATGGAATCTATGAATACCCGATATGCCGTAATGCAAAGCTTTAAAAAGAGTGGTCAGGAATCCAAAATTCCGAAGAAATACAAAAAAGCTGATACATTCGCCAGAACTTGCCTATATGAATACCTAAGCTACGAAGGTGAAATCCCTGACGAAATAAAGATACTTGGCACCATAAACATTGACAATAGCACGGTATATGTATTCTCTTGTAAATATGAGGATTACGAAAACAGCTACCTGGCACTTTCGGGCTTTTACACTGAAGAGAATCCATTAGACTTTAAAGGCAACCAATCTTACAGCACCTGGGAAACCGTAGAAGATGACTGGCAAAAACAAGCCAAAGAGTACATACAAGACCTGCGCGATTATGGGTATTAA
- the menB gene encoding 1,4-dihydroxy-2-naphthoyl-CoA synthase: MGEQRKWETIKEYSDIRFELFDGIAKITINRPQVYNAFRPETNMQMIEAMDIVRERQDIGVVLLTGEGDKAFCSGGDQNVKGVGGYVGEDGVPRLNVLDLHKRIRELPKPVIALVNGYAIGGGHVLHVVCDLTIASENARFGQTGPKVGSFDAGFGSSYLARHVGQKKAREIWFLCKQYTAAEAEQMGMVNKVVPLESLEDEGVEWGQTIMQRSPMAIRMLKRGLNAELDGQRGLMEFAGDATMMFYLMEEAQEGKKAFLEKRDPDFKQFPKFP, translated from the coding sequence ATGGGAGAACAAAGAAAATGGGAAACCATCAAAGAATATTCGGATATCAGATTTGAGTTATTCGATGGTATAGCCAAAATAACTATCAACAGACCTCAGGTTTACAATGCCTTCCGTCCGGAAACCAACATGCAAATGATTGAAGCGATGGATATTGTACGAGAAAGACAAGATATAGGCGTAGTACTACTTACCGGAGAAGGAGACAAAGCTTTCTGTTCTGGAGGAGACCAAAATGTAAAAGGCGTAGGTGGCTATGTAGGTGAAGATGGCGTACCTCGATTAAACGTTCTAGATCTGCATAAACGCATAAGAGAGTTGCCTAAGCCGGTTATTGCCTTAGTAAACGGTTATGCCATTGGCGGAGGCCACGTATTGCACGTAGTGTGTGACCTTACTATCGCTTCAGAAAATGCTCGTTTCGGACAAACAGGCCCTAAAGTAGGTAGTTTCGATGCCGGATTCGGCTCTTCTTACCTGGCTCGCCACGTAGGCCAAAAGAAAGCCAGAGAGATATGGTTCTTATGTAAGCAATACACTGCTGCTGAGGCAGAGCAAATGGGCATGGTAAACAAAGTAGTTCCTTTAGAAAGCCTGGAAGATGAAGGCGTAGAATGGGGACAAACCATTATGCAACGTAGCCCTATGGCTATCAGAATGCTAAAAAGAGGCCTTAATGCTGAGTTAGACGGACAAAGAGGTTTAATGGAGTTTGCTGGTGATGCCACTATGATGTTCTACCTGATGGAAGAAGCTCAGGAAGGCAAAAAGGCTTTCTTAGAAAAGAGAGATCCTGACTTTAAGCAATTCCCTAAATTCCCTTGA
- the menD gene encoding 2-succinyl-5-enolpyruvyl-6-hydroxy-3-cyclohexene-1-carboxylic-acid synthase yields the protein MDLKPVYNIAEICAQLGVTEAILSPGSRCAPLTVAFARHKDIRCRTITDERSAAFIGMGIAQKTKRPTVLVCTSGSAAYNYAPAIAEAYFQQIPLIVITADRPPEWIDQLDGQTIRQQNIYGQHIKKSYQLPVDLENENSEWHAYRTVSEAVNLANQLPFGPVHLNIPFREPFYPAPGEEAEYDTNIKVTNHVKSITDLPHIEWVRISEEWKKFKRILIVGGQDYANEALKAPLSKIIKDQKIPVVGDIISNLHGIEDVIKRSDLFLGQDKPGLHESMQPELLVTFGKSTISKNLKLLLRKYKPLEHWHIQPSGYVADTYQSLSKVIPVNPVTFFKKIAEREHQESFGNQKQENFFYIWQIEERKAQRQTNTFFPYESWGEFECIKETIQQLPAGSHLHLANSMAVRYANYAGLEKPDVEVFANRGTSGIDGSNSTTVGHCLSSDHLNILITGDLAFFYDRNAFWHNYKMPNLRILLLNNHAGGIFRIINGPSKLPELEEFFETKQQLNAKLLAQEYGFEYLNCDKKTKFKNYLKSFLEDDGIPKIMEIETNSATNTEILKTFKQTYKDLK from the coding sequence GTGGACCTCAAGCCTGTTTATAATATCGCTGAAATATGCGCTCAATTAGGAGTTACCGAAGCTATCTTATCACCCGGCTCTCGTTGTGCTCCACTCACAGTGGCTTTTGCACGCCATAAAGACATTAGGTGCCGTACCATTACCGATGAGCGCTCAGCCGCTTTTATAGGCATGGGTATAGCCCAAAAAACAAAAAGGCCTACCGTGTTAGTCTGCACCTCAGGGTCTGCAGCCTACAACTACGCTCCGGCTATTGCTGAAGCCTATTTTCAACAGATACCATTGATAGTCATTACCGCCGATCGCCCGCCAGAATGGATCGATCAGCTCGACGGGCAGACCATCAGACAGCAGAATATCTATGGACAGCACATTAAAAAAAGCTATCAACTGCCGGTAGATCTGGAAAATGAAAATTCAGAATGGCATGCTTACCGAACAGTATCAGAAGCTGTAAACCTAGCCAATCAGCTTCCCTTTGGCCCTGTACACCTGAACATTCCATTCAGAGAGCCCTTCTACCCTGCGCCGGGAGAAGAAGCGGAGTATGATACTAACATCAAAGTGACGAATCATGTAAAAAGCATTACTGATTTACCGCACATTGAGTGGGTTAGAATATCAGAAGAGTGGAAAAAATTTAAGCGAATACTCATAGTAGGTGGACAAGATTATGCTAACGAGGCACTCAAAGCTCCACTTTCTAAGATTATAAAAGACCAAAAAATACCCGTAGTAGGTGATATTATATCCAACTTGCATGGTATTGAGGATGTAATAAAACGTTCTGACCTTTTTCTTGGCCAAGACAAGCCCGGCCTGCATGAAAGCATGCAACCTGAGCTACTAGTTACTTTTGGCAAATCAACTATTTCTAAGAACCTAAAGCTTCTATTAAGAAAATACAAACCACTGGAGCATTGGCACATACAGCCTTCTGGTTATGTGGCTGATACTTACCAATCCTTAAGCAAAGTGATTCCGGTAAACCCAGTTACCTTTTTCAAAAAAATAGCTGAGCGAGAGCATCAGGAGAGCTTTGGCAATCAGAAGCAGGAAAACTTCTTTTATATATGGCAAATAGAAGAGAGAAAAGCTCAAAGACAAACTAATACTTTCTTCCCTTACGAAAGCTGGGGTGAGTTTGAATGTATAAAAGAAACTATACAGCAGCTACCCGCTGGTTCTCACCTGCATTTGGCCAATAGTATGGCGGTAAGATATGCTAACTATGCAGGCTTAGAAAAGCCTGATGTTGAGGTATTTGCTAACCGAGGGACCAGCGGCATAGATGGCAGCAATAGCACCACCGTAGGTCATTGCTTAAGCTCTGATCACCTGAATATTCTCATTACCGGTGACTTGGCCTTTTTCTATGATCGTAATGCTTTCTGGCATAACTACAAAATGCCTAACTTACGTATTCTTTTACTTAACAACCATGCTGGGGGTATTTTTCGCATTATTAACGGCCCTTCTAAACTCCCTGAGCTAGAAGAATTTTTTGAAACCAAACAGCAACTCAATGCCAAATTATTAGCACAAGAGTACGGTTTTGAATATCTTAATTGTGATAAAAAGACTAAATTCAAGAACTATCTGAAATCATTTCTTGAAGATGATGGTATACCCAAAATCATGGAGATAGAAACCAATAGCGCTACAAATACTGAAATTCTAAAAACCTTTAAACAGACTTATAAAGACTTAAAATAA